The Suncus etruscus isolate mSunEtr1 chromosome 14, mSunEtr1.pri.cur, whole genome shotgun sequence genome contains a region encoding:
- the LOC126028585 gene encoding C5a anaphylatoxin chemotactic receptor 1-like: MNVSKVNHSSSDNISLDGPVEDLNLLPSLQTQWMVAMVIYIVVFVVGVPGNALVLWVTVSETRRSVNAIWFLNLAVADLLSCLALPIHIMTALKQGNWLLGDAACHILIVLFFFNLYASVILLTTISAYRFLMVYKPIWCQKYRVARRAWQASGVASGVAWMLALVLSIPYFVFGVFFEDLITKESFCDVAFDLGGPKLEVAIIMTLFVLTFLVPLVTMSVCYTLLLLRTWRRKATRSTKTLKVVVAVVTSFFVFWLPYQLSNILLIFYRRLSTPNRKLVNSLYEIGMALALVNCCINPIIYVAAARGLHIRVFKFRPGRLRQLLTED, encoded by the coding sequence ATGAACGTCAGCAAAGTGAACCACAGTTCCTCTGACAACATAAGTTTGGATGGGCCAGTAGAAGACCTGAACCTCCTGCCTAGTCTCCAGACCCAGTGGATGGTGGCCATGGTCATCTACATAGTGGTCTTTGTGGTGGGCGTCCCGGGCAACGCGCTGGTACTGTGGGTGACAGTGTCGGAAACCCGGAGGTCTGTTAATGCCATCTGGTTCCTCAACCTGGCTGTGGCCGACCTCCTCTCCTGCCTGGCGCTGCCCATCCACATCATGACCGCCCTCAAGCAAGGCAACTGGCTTTTAGGTGACGCGGCCTGTCACATCCTGATCGTGCTCTTCTTCTTCAACCTCTACGCCAGCGTCATTCTCCTCACCACCATCAGCGCCTACCGCTTCCTCATGGTCTACAAGCCCATCTGGTGCCAGAAGTACCGCGTGGCCCGACGTGCCTGGCAGGCCAGTGGCGTGGCCAGTGGCGTGGCCTGGATGCTGGCTCTAGTGCTCAGCATCCCGTACTTCGTTTTCGGAGTATTCTTTGAGGACTTAATTACCAAAGAGTCTTTTTGCGATGTGGCCTTTGACCTGGGCGGTCCAAAGCTCGAGGTTGCTATCATCATGACACTCTTTGTCCTGACTTTCCTAGTCCCCCTGGTCACGATGAGCGTCTGCTACACTTTGCTCCTACTTCGAACTTGGCGACGAAAGGCCACACGCTCCACCAAGACCCTCAAGGTGGTGGTGGCCGTGGTGACCAGCTTCTTCGTCTTCTGGCTGCCCTACCAGCTTTCCAACATCCTTTTGATCTTTTACCGCAGGCTCTCCACCCCCAACAGGAAGCTAGTCAATTCCCTGTACGAAATTGGGATGGCCCTAGCTTTGGTCAACTGCTGCATCAACCCCATTATCTATGTGGCCGCTGCCCGGGGCCTCCACATCCGGGTCTTCAAGTTCCGGCCTGGCCGGCTGCGTCAACTGCTGACCGAAGACTAG
- the LOC126028584 gene encoding C5a anaphylatoxin chemotactic receptor 1-like, whose amino-acid sequence MLALVLIILSFVFKRDSEDSVSKRNWRWPATRFTKTLKMVVAMVTSFFIFWLSYQISLMIFVLLPRPFPGWKLLSFLTMDKERKSHPLSMADSEVPKNQIQDFMNFSKMNDSSYDNRSSGPPPSFQAYDVVAVVIYIVVFVVGVPGNALVLWVTVSEARRSVNAIWFLNLAVADLLSCLALPIHIMTILMHGNWLLGDTACSVLTAVFYINLYASVLLLATISADRFLLVFRPIWCQKYRMARLAWLASGVAWMLALVLTIPFLVFGEFFEDFLSQTALCVVVLTIGREDFDLAFNVTLFFLTFLGPLVTMIVCYSCLLLRAWRRPATRSTKTLKVVVAVVTCFFIFWLPYQVTRMIVVMWDINSYKSFYVFPSRIEMALAYVNCCINPIIYVAAARGLHIRVFKFRPGRLRQLLTEG is encoded by the exons ATGCTGGCTCTGGTGCTTATCATCCTGTCCTTCGTGTTTAAAAGAGACTCCGAGGATTCTGTTTCTAAGAGG AACTGGCGCTGGCCAGCCACACGCTTCACCAAGACTCTCAAGATGGTGGTGGCCATGGTGACCAGCTTCTTCATCTTCTGGCTGTCCTATCAGATTTCCCTCATGATTTTTGTCTTGCTCCCCAGACCCTTCCCTGGCTGGAAGCTCTTATCATTCCTGACTATG GACAAGGAGCGCAAGTCCCACCCTCTTTCCATGGCGGATTCTGAGGTCCCTAAGAACCAGATCCAG GACTTCATGAACTTCAGCAAAATGAATGACAGTTCCTATGACAACAGAAGTTCGGGGCCCCCGCCTAGTTTCCAGGCCTATGACGTGGTGGCCGTGGTCATCTACATAGTGGTCTTTGTGGTGGGCGTCCCGGGCAACGCGCTGGTACTGTGGGTGACAGTGTCGGAAGCCCGGAGGTCTGTTAACGCCATCTGGTTCCTCAACCTGGCTGTGGCCGACCTCCTCTCCTGCCTGGCGCTGCCCATCCACATCATGACCATCCTCATGCACGGCAACTGGCTTTTAGGCGACACAGCCTGTTCCGTCCTGACCGCAGTCTTCTACATCAACCTCTACGCCAGCGTCCTGCTCCTCGCCACCATCAGCGCCGACCGCTTCCTCCTCGTCTTCCGACCCATCTGGTGCCAGAAGTACCGCATGGCCAGGCTGGCCTGGCTGGCCAGTGGCGTGGCCTGGATGCTGGCTCTCGTGCTCACCATCCCGTTCTTAGTGTTCGGAGAATTCTTCGAGGACTTCCTTTCCCAAACGGCCCTTTGTGTTGTAGTCTTAACGATTGGCAGAGAAGATTTTGACCTTGCTTTCAACGTCACGCTCTTTTTCCTGACTTTCCTGGGCCCCCTGGTCACGATGATCGTCTGCTACAGTTGCCTCTTGCTTCGGGCCTGGCGCCGGCCGGCCACGCGCTCCACCAAGACCCTCAAGGTGGTCGTGGCCGTAGTGACCTGCTTTTTCATCTTCTGGCTGCCCTACCAGGTTACCAGGATGATAGTAGTCATGTGGGACATAAACTCCTACAAATCATTTTATGTCTTCCCATCCAGGATAGAAATGGCCCTGGCTTATGTTAACTGCTGCATCAATCCCATTATTTATGTAGCTGCCGCCCGGGGCCTCCACATCCGGGTCTTCAAGTTCCGGCCTGGCCGGCTGCGTCAACTGCTGACCGAAGGCTAG